Proteins from one Lonchura striata isolate bLonStr1 chromosome 6, bLonStr1.mat, whole genome shotgun sequence genomic window:
- the CDAN1 gene encoding codanin-1, whose product MAAVLELLLQEEVPVSAVVRWLRRGPGRRPAEENHIHDKLVSLSLLQKDFVPFLLNFLREQTSQILTNGPPTPAKTPNSKAHGSQRTGSERRAGHATSSRVQLFSQRTSVTTCTTDTSFSPAAASSSSSSFSGSNLSSPYSDFPSVVSSSSPSFGHSPVLHHGEKRSSQKASLGSFLTATPEALPGRRGRRKGSSSVGASGRQVARDLGRSLAEEEDGKSDSGSWSGGRRKRSEVPLVSARSPPSQLNLNNLEEFPPMGAASGWTNKSKPSRRINPTPVSAERPLSKPKTCFTSTPVSRSPASSLEAFTAVQEGNLSSVISNSLQEEREMLKKERCKLLHQASTPAGMSFDPCTPTKPSYTRSASLPAESHLVTCANPAKVSCKKQLECLAQLYSSCIAENLVPNIFLELFFVLQLLTSKGTSTAEDGDSDPEISEINREASGRQHFESVHNCVYFAVRVLDYQYEIISHLEKGMLKLLAENERIALFSPTLHRRLRQAYESSTAKVSLLLPCSVQSVSFQPETDNRSNFPSDRAFHIFKKQRDIFYELLREWEDNNEKTGWDFERVLGNKIRAMMAHLSATCNHSHFARLFQKQLIQMCKGPIGGCASWGDTPDQDVLNMLGSDNLSRLKRLQERFVVPQSIRGPCPPPSFPGCQQFFKDFILSAGSYQFNQHLMDSLCLKILELNGLTLVEHEHGDGEADMEEQDEKKRFAVALLSLRLLAKFLGFLVFLPYRTAEQPTRDLQDSALALRNQTLPVLDILKLLRQSIRDQRSILTIPWIVEYLSLVDHIAPFLDYYRKVFSLLLQVYRLMVLSEDKEMSFLNKLLILAVLGWLFQVPSVPEELFFTADDRQERSVRDTVTSAQALDFVPLVDQQLLYTCCPYLGELRKLLASFVAGSGGKNGGFMRKITPTAAESLAPKASVTQRKLQVDLEQAFFHNQPPSLRRTVEFVAERVGSNCVKHIKATLVAELVQRAEAMLQDKVKEEDVNHGKLLEEVCSHLYEEGAQALIKGREFCKKKGPEAVRVLLPEETSAAVLSSAENIAVELATERACGWLSANIAALIKREVKATFNRMLKVPGFPLPVEDALELRRDCPPGCQHCAPFPSQIINEIKDVLCVAVGPREEGEMVDCVWLECLLGRLSQTLRCRKFICPTSEQQLAKCTVELASLLVSDRVPLSLGIKSPEKSSERLHGKNNPTCGLLKLLFSIWKEDFGTSVPVQLIFSKKNVGYLAEAEQREWDLFLFLLHGLIEHELMKTSEIQSCLHILEELPWPSDFVKDLKRLSHVFVSEHQTEEPRTNPCELTRQSLATVSTQS is encoded by the exons GAGAACCACATCCATGACAAACTGGTGTCTCTTAGCTTGCTTCAGAAAGATTTTGTGCCTTTTCTGCTAAATTTTTTAAGGGAGCAGACCAGCCAGATCCTGACTAATGGACCCCCTACTCCTGCTAAAACTCCTAATTCCAAGGCCCATGGGAGCCAAAGGACAGGATCAGAAAGGAGGGCAGGCCATGCAACCAGCAGCCGAGTGCAGCTCTTTTCTCAAAGGACTTCAGTGACCACCTGCACCACAGATACCAGCTTTTCTCCTGCCGCAGCATCCAGCagttcctcttccttttctgggTCGAACCTGTCTAGCCCTTACAGCGATTTCCCCAGCGtggtctccagcagcagcccgaGCTTtgggcacagccctgtgctCCACCACGGTGAGAAGCGCTCCTCTCAGAAGGCCAGCCTGGGGAGCTTCCTCACGGCCACGCCTGAAGCCCTGCCCGGGAGGCGAGGCCGCAGGAAGGGCAGCAGCTCGGTCGGTGCCTCCGGCCGGCAGGTAGCTCGTGATCTGGGGCGTTCCCTcgctgaggaggaggatggaaagAGTGACAGTGGATCATGGAGTGGAGGGAGAAGGAAGCGGAGTGAAGTGCCTCTTGTTTCTGCCAGATCCCCACCCAGCCAGCTAAACCTTAACAACTTGGAGGAGTTTCCACCCATGGGTGCTGCGTCTGGCTGGACAAA CAAAAGCAAACCATCAAGGCGAATCAACCCAACTCCTGTGAGTGCTGAGCGGCCCCTCTCGAAACCAAAGACCTGTTTCACTTCTACACCTGTCAGCCGGTCTCCAGCCTCAAGCCTTGAGGCCTTTACTGCTGTCCAGGAAGGAAACCTCTCATCTGTGATAAGCAACAGCCTTCAAGAGGAGAGGGAGATGCTGAAGAAAGAACG ATGCAAACTGCTGCACCAGGCATCTACTCCTGCAGGGATGTCTTTTGATCCTTGTACTCCAACTAAGCCTAGCTACACTCGCAGTGCCAGCCTTCCTGCTGAAAGCCATTTGGTGACCTGTGCAAATCCTGCTAAGGTTTCCTGCAAGAAACAGTTGGAGTGTCTGGCACAGCTCTATTCATCGTGTATAGCAG AAAACCTGGtaccaaatatttttctggaaCTGTTTTTCGTTCTGCAACTGTTGACATCTAAAGGCACTTCTACTGCAGAAGATGGGGATAGTGACCCTGAAATCAGTGAAATAAATAGAG agGCATCAGGGAGACAGCATTTTGAAAGTGTGCACAATtgtgtttattttgctgttCGAGTCTTGGATTATCAATATGA AATTATTTCCCATTTAGAAAAGGGGATGCTGAAGCTTTTGGCTGAAAATGAGCGGATTGCATTGTTTTCTCCCACCTTGCACAGGAGACTCAGGCAGGCTTATGAAAGCAGCACAGCTAAG GTGTCtctcctgctgccatgctctGTACAGTCTGTTTCTTTTCAGCCAGAAACTGATAATCGCTCTAACTTTCCCAGTGACAGAGCATTTCACATATTTAAGAAACAAAG GGATATATTTTATGAACTTCTGCGTGAATGGGAGGATAACAATGAGAAAACTGGCTGGGACTTTGAAAGAGTTCTGGGCAACAAGATCAG GGCCATGATGGCTCACCTATCTGCAACCTGCAACCACAGCCATTTTGCCAGGCTCTTTCAGAAACAGCTTATCCAG ATGTGCAAAGGTCCTATTGGTGGTTGTGCAAGCTGGGGAGACACCCCAGACCAGGATGTCCTCAATATGCTGGGCTCTGATAATCTGAGCCGTCTGAAGAGGCTGCAGGAAAGATTTGTTGTTCCTCAGAGCATCAGAGGGCCTTGTCCACCCCCTTCATTCCCAGGGTGCCAACAATTCTTCAAGGACTTCATCCTCAGTGCTGGAAG TTACCAGTTCAATCAGCACCTGATGGATAGTCTGTGCCTGAAGATACTTGAACTGAATGGTCTTACTCTGGTGGAGCACGAGCATGGTGATGGGGAAGCAGATATGGAAGAACAG GATGAAAAGAAGCGTTTCGCCGTGGCCCTGTTGAGTCTCCGACTCCTCGCCAAGTTCCTGGGGTTCCTTGTTTTCCTGCCCTATCGCACTGCGGAGCAGCCAACCAGAGACTTGCAAGATTCCGCGCTGGCGCTGAGAAACCAA ACCCTGCCTGTACTGGATATATTAAAGCTTCTGAGACAATCTATCCGGGATCAACGTTCTATCCTCACTATTCCTTGGATTGTGGAGTACCTTTCCCTTGTGGATCATATTGCTCCTTTCCTTGATTATTACAGGAAAGTGTTTAGTCTCTTGCTGCAGGTATACAG GTTAATGGTCCTTTCTGAAGACAAGGAGATGAGTTTCCTGAACAAGCTGCTGATCCTTGCAGTTCTGGGTTGGCTTTTTCAG GTTCCATCAGTCCCTGAAGAGTTGTTTTTTACTGCTGACGACAGGCAGGAGAGATCTGTGAGGGATACTGTGACATCTGCTCAGGCTTTG GACTTTGTACCTTTGGTGGATCAGCAGTTACTTTATACCTGCTGTCCCTATCTTG GTGAACTGCGTAAACTACTTGCCTCTTTTGTGGCTGGTAGTGGAGGAAAGAATGGTGGTTTTATGAGGAAAATCACTCCCACAGCTGCAGAGTCCTTAGCACCCAAGGCTTCTGTCACACAGCGGAAACTGCAG GTAGATTTGGAGCAGGCCTTCTTCCACAACCAGCCTCCTTCCCTACGGAGAACAGTGGAATTTGTGGCAGAGAGGGTGGGATCCAACTGTGTGAAGCACATCAA GGCAACACTGGTAGCAGAGCTAGTTCAAAGGGCTGAAGCCATGTTGCAAGATAAAGTGAAGGAGGAGGATGTTAATCATGGCAAACTGCTTGAAGAGGTTTGCAGTCATCTGTATGAGGAAGGGGCCCAGGCACTCATCAAAGGCAGAGA attttgcaaaaaaaaaggtCCTGAGGCAGTAAGGGTGTTGTTGCCAGAAGAGACATCTGCAGCA GTTTTAAGTAGTGCAGAAAACATTGCGGTGGAACTGGCTACTGAGAGAGCCTGTGGCTGGCTCTCTGCCAACATTGCAG CGCTCATCAAAAGGGAGGTGAAGGCAACCTTCAACAGAATGCTGAAAGTCCCAGGATTTCCCTTGCCAGTTGAGGATGCTCTTGAGTTGAGAAGGGACTGTCCTCCAGGCTGTCAGCACTGTGCTCCATTTCCCTCCCAGATCATCAATGAGATTAAG GATGTGCTCTGTGTTGCTGTGGGCCCACGGGAGGAGGGTGAAATGGTTGACTGCGTGTGGCTGGAGTGCTTGCTGGGAAGGTTGAGTCAGACACTTCGATGCAGAAAG TTCATATGTCCCACATCAGAACAGCAGCTGGCCAAGTGCACAGTTGAGTTGGCGTCTTTGCTGG TTTCAGATCGTGTTCCTCTGAGTCTTGGGATCAAATCCCCAGAGAAGAGCTCTGAGAGGCTGCATGGAAAGAACAATCCTACCTGTGGCCTCCTAAagctgctgttctccatctgGAAGGAGGACTTTGGGACATCTGTGCCTGTGCAGCTGATATTCAGCAAGAAGAACGTGGGTTATCTCGCCGAAGCCGAGCAGCGAGAG TGGGATTTGTTCCTTTTCTTGCTTCATGGTCTTATAGAACATGAACTAATGAAAACTAGTGAAATCCAGAGTTGCCTGCATATCCTTGAAGAGCTCCCTTGGCCCTCA GATTTTGTAAAAGACCTGAAAAGGCTGTCCCATGTATTTGTATCAGAACATCAGACAGAGGAGCCCAGGACTAACCCTTGTGAGCTGACCAGACAATCTCTAGCTACTGTGAGCACACAGAGTTAG